In Alkalispirochaeta americana, one DNA window encodes the following:
- a CDS encoding FmdB family zinc ribbon protein: MPSYDYQCRSCGHTFETFQSMAADALVDCPSCEKPELRRIITGGAGVIFKGSGFYVNDSKAKGSGSASEGKAGKAAPAEAPKKSEQTRKAEKTAAT; encoded by the coding sequence ATGCCTAGCTATGATTATCAGTGCCGAAGTTGTGGCCACACCTTCGAGACCTTTCAGTCCATGGCAGCCGATGCGCTGGTTGATTGCCCCTCCTGCGAGAAGCCCGAGTTACGACGAATCATAACGGGGGGAGCCGGAGTCATCTTCAAGGGAAGCGGCTTTTATGTGAACGATAGCAAAGCAAAAGGAAGCGGAAGTGCCAGCGAAGGGAAGGCAGGGAAGGCTGCGCCTGCGGAGGCACCAAAGAAATCGGAGCAAACCAGGAAGGCCGAGAAAACCGCCGCAACCTGA